Genomic window (Flavobacterium oreochromis):
GTTTTCCATTTTAATTTTATATAGTAACTTCGCGTTTTTCCCTAGTTCTTTTTGTAATGCTACCTTTAATAATTTCACATAATGCTCTTCAAGCCATTCGTAAAAGAATTTTGAAGGAACTTGAATGTACAGTGCGCTATCAGTAAGCTCTACCGCTTTGATAGGCTCAAACCAAGTTTTATAAGCTTGCTCCTGGATGTTATCTTTTATAAATAAAAGACAGTTTGCCCATACTGATTCAGCGGTTTTGTTCATTGTGTGCATTCTTATTGTGTTAATTTTTAAGGTTTTACTTGACAAAATTAAGGTCAAGATTTGGGGTTCATTGGGATAGCAAAGATGGTTGATAAAATTCTTTAAAAAAATTTTTTTAGTCTTGACTTTGTAGAAATTTTATTGTAAGAATTAAATTTTGACTTTAAGTAAAACGTAAAAAAGTAAGATAAATAGTATGAAAATTTTTGATATTCAAGTACGTGTTCGTTATGCAGAAACGGATCAAATGGGAGTGGTTTACCACGGTAATTATGCGCAATATTTTGAAATGGGGCGAGTGGAATGGCTTAGAAATCTGGGGGTTTCTTATAAATGGATGGAGGAAAAAGGGGTTATGTTGCCTTTAGTGTCATTAAGTATGAATTATAAAAAGCCAGCACGTTATGATGATCTCTTGACCATTAGAACTATTTTTAAAAGTCAGACTTCTGTGAAGCTAGAATTTGACTATGAAATTTATAATGAATCAGATGAGTTATTAACAACGGCCAACTCTTTATTAGTGTTTGTAGATGCTAAAACAGGGAAACCAATAATGCCTCCTGAGTATTTAGAAGGCTTATTGAATTTTTCTTAAAATTCAGTTATTGTTACTTCAAAAATTGACGAAAAAATGCCAAAAATCATTTCGGCATTTTTTTGTCGTGTTGAAATAATGAGTTCGCAGCTTTCTTCCATTTTTTGGGAAACAATGTTGATGTCTTTTTCTTTTATGACTCTCATGACTTTATTCATATTCTTATAATCAAAATTTACTTTGTATAGAATATCAATTGTTTTTTTCAATGAGAGAAGAGGCTTCTAAAGCCATTTTAGCGCTTTCTCTATAAGCAGAAACTAATCCGCCAACTCCTAGTTTGATACCTCCAAAATAACGAACTATAATAACAAGTACATTTGTTAGCTCGAATGATTGGATTTGACCATATATAGGCATTCCTGCGCTATTGTTAGGCTCGCCATCATCATTTGCACGATAATGTTTTTGAGTTGTGCCTAATTGCCAAGCATAACACCAGTGTCGAGCAGCGTAATGTTTTTTCTTTAAGCCTTCTAAAAGGGTTTTGATTTCCTCTTCATTCGTGATGGGGAAAGCATAACCGTAAAATTTACTATTTTTTTCTTTATATAAAACTTCAGGAGAAGCTTCTTTGAGCGTTATATAAGTATCTTCTGTATTCAAAAGTTATATTTTTAATACAAAATTATTGTTTTTGGAAATAAAAATGAATTAAAGAGGGATTTCTTTTTTGATAATAAGTTTGTTACATCTTCAGTGTCTGTTTGTAAATGCCACACGTGCATGCCCATTGAGGCTGCTGTTTCAATATTTGTTATCTCATCATCTACAAATAAGGTGCGTTTTGGGGGTAGTTCGTGTTTTTTTAATATAAAATCAAAAGCTTCCTTTTCTGGTTTACGAAAACCTATTTCTGATGAAAAATATACTTTTTCAAAACATTGGTAAAACTCCCTAGCGAAAGTCATTCCAACACGATGTTCGAATTTAGCAATATGTATTTCATTTATATTACTTAAAAGGTAGAGTTTGTATTTGTGAGATAGTTTTTGTAAAAATTCAAGTCGAGATAAAGGGAAGTCTGTTATAACAGCATTCCAAGCAGTACGTATATCATCTATAGAAGCATTTGGCATTCTTTTTTTAGTTCAATCATAAAATGAACCTCTGTTATTTTTCCTTTTTCGAATTCTTGGTTGATTTGTTCGAAATCTTCATCCCATTCTGAAAGGCCTAATTCTTTTAGTGCTTTAAGAGAGGCATTTTTATCCAAATTCATAAAAACATTGCCGAAGTCGAAAATAATGTTGTTAATCATAATTTGAAAAAATTAAAAGTTCATTATTCAGTATCCTTTTACTTTTTACTTTTAGACTGGAAATTTGAGGGGCTTTAATACCTTCTATTAGAGTCTCTTTATTCTTGAAAATACGAGCTTCATCCCAGTAATTGTGTTCTATGAAATGTTGTAATGTTCGACTGCCTCCTTCAATTATGATTGATTGAATCTGATGTTGGTAGAGCCATTCAATTATAGAAGAAACGGAATTTTTATTGCTGTTTAATACTGTTTCATCTAGGATAAAGGTTGGGGCCGATCTATCAAATATAAGATTTTCTTTTGGAACTTTATTTTTTTTATCTAAAACTATTCTTATTGGGTTTATTCCTTTCCAGTCTCTGGCGCTTAGTTGTGGATTGTCGTCAATAGCTGTTTGAGTTCCTATTAAAATAGCTTGTTCTTCTGTTCGCCATTTATGAGTTAATTGTCTACTGTATTGATTGCTAATCCATATGGGTTTTTGAATCTCTTTTTTAAGAGGGGCAATGAAACCATCTGTTGTTTCAGCCCATTTTAAAATGATATAAGGTCGTTTTTTTTGATGAAAAGTAAAGAAACGTTTATTTAGTTCTTGACATTCTTTTTCTAGAATGCCTATGATTACTTCGCAACCAGCATCTTTAAGTTTTTGTATTCCTGCACCACACACCTTAGCAAAAGGATCTACAGTGCCTATTACAACTTTAGGAATTTTATGCTTAATGATTAAGTCAGCGCAAGGGGGGTTTTCCCAAAATGGCTGCAAGGTTCAAGACTAACATAAATTGTTGACTGGCTTAAAAGATTTTTGTCTTTTGTTGAGTTGATTGCATTTACCTCAGCATGTGCCTCACCTGATTTTTGGTGCCAGCCTTCTCCTATGATTAAATTATTGTGTACAATTACACTTCCTACTAAAGGGTTAGGATACGTAGTGCCTAATCCATTTTTAGCTAATTCTATACAGCGGGATATATATTTTTGATGTATCTTCACCACACAAAAATAATAAAATGATTGCTTAAAAATAAGAAGTATATAAGATTTTGGATTTTCAAAAATTTGTTTTAAACTAATAGGATATGATTCGATTAATAAAGAAAGAGGATAATAGCGAAATTGCAACTCTAATTCGATCTGTTTTGGATGAGTATAAAGTACCTAAAGAAGGAACTGCCTATGAAGATCCACAATTAGACACCATGTATGAAACTTATCAAATGGCTCGATCTGCATATTTTGTGTTAGAGCTTTCAGGAAAAATAGTAGGTTGTGCTGGTGTAGCTTCATTACAAAATGGGACTACTGAAGTATGTGAATTACAAAAAATGTACTTTTTGCCCTCTGTAAGAGGAAAAGGATGGGGGACAAAGATGATGAAGGTTTGTCTTGCTAAGGCAAGTTTATTAGGGTTTGAGAAATGCTATTTAGAAACGTTGCCTACTATGGAAAATGCTCAAAAGTTATACCTAAAATCAGGGTTTGTCTATTTGTCTGAGCCTATGGGGTCTACTGGTCATTCTGCTTGTTCTGTTTGGATGTTAAAAGAATTATAAATTAGTGAAAGGATAAGATAATATGTTATTACGAGAATATAAAATACAATTTGCCGAAGAGTTATTAAAAATTTATGAAGAACAGGAAATAGAAAGTTTTTTTAATCTTTTATTAGAAGCTTTTCATAGTATGAAGCGAATTGATTTTGCTTTGAATCCTAATTTAGAGTTAGATGCTTTGCAGTTATTACAATGGGAAACAGTTTTAGATCAATTAAAACAAGAGAAACCGATACAGTATATTTTAGGAGAAACGGATTTTTATGGAATGCCTTTTTATGTTAATGAACATACCTTAATTCCTAGACCAGAGACAGAAGAATTAGTAGATTGGATTATCAAAATTATATCAGAAACTAAAAAAGATCAAAAAATTAAGGTTTTAGATATAGGAACAGGAACAGGATGTATTGCTGTTTCATTGGCTAAAAATTTACAAATGGCAGAAGTTTATGCAATGGATGTTTCATTAAAAGCGCTTGAAGTTGCAAAAAGAACGCTAAAAGAAACGAAGTAACTATAGAGTTTATCCATCAGGATGTATTAAATTTAGAAGATTTAGGTTTGATATTTGATATTATAGTTTCTAATCCTCCTTATATTAGAAATTTAGAGAAGGTAGAAATAAAGAAAAATGTTTTAGATTATGAACCTCATTTAGCATTATTTGTTCAAGATGCAGATCCGTTAATTTTTTATAGAAAAATAGCGCAATTAGCACAAGGAAGTTTGAGACAGGGAGGCTGTCTTTTTTTTGAAATTAATCAGTATTTAAGTAAAGAAATGATCGAACTTATGAAGGAATTACATTTTCAAAATATTAATCTTCGCGTTGATATATATGGAAATGATAGGATGTTATTAGGGCAGAAATAAGTTTTGTAAAAATGTTTTTACTTTAATAAAAAAACAGGAATGAATTATTCATATCTTAAGGCTTCTATAGGGTCTAGTTTAGATGCTTTAAAAGCAGGATAAGAGCCTGAAATGATCGCTACTATAAAGCATACAATAAATGCAGAAATAATAGCGATCCAGGGAATTACAAAGTCAAAATCCAATAAAGTAGCGAATCCATAGCCTATTAATATCCCTCCTAGAGTGCCAACTAATCCTCCTAATTGGCCAATTACTAAGGTTTCCATGAAGAATTGAAATGCTATAGTGCTTCTTTTAGCACCTAAAGCTTTTCGGGTTCCGATTTCACGAGTTCGTTCTGTAACAGAAACGAGCATTATGTTCATAAGTGCTATAGAGGATCCAAAAATGGTTATAATTCCTATAACCCAAGCAGATATATCAAGATAAGAAGTTAAATTAATTATTCTTCTAATGAGATCATCACTTCTGGATATTCCAAAATTATCATTTTCTACAGGGTTTAATTTTCTAATGATCCGCATTTTTAATATAGCATGATCTATTGCAGGATCTAGAAAATCCTTTCGAGTAGTCATTATGCTAATTGTATAATTTATATTCGGGGAACTAAAAAGGGAACGAGCAAGTTGTAAAGGAATTAAAACTCTTAGATCTTGATTGTTTCCAAAGCTAGATCCTTTTTCTTTTAAAATACCAATTACCTTGAATTTAGCACCTCGTACACTAATAATTTTATCTAAAGGATTAATATTAGCGAAAAGTTTTTTTTCAAAATCAGCGCCTAATAAACATACAGGATGATTGTTAGTAATGTCAAAGGCTGAAAAGTTTCGACCTTTTATAATTTCAAAACCTGTGTTTGCTATGTAATTCTCATCAACACCCAGTATACTTACTTCTGGATCTGTTTTTTTATTTTCGTGTTTTACTTCTGCAGTAGGTGTGGCAATAAAAAAAATGGAAGTATAGGTAAAAGGGAAATTGTATTTTTGTTTAAAAGATTCTGCCTGAGAATAAGTTATTATAGGATTTATTTTTTCACGTTGTTTTCCTCTTTTATGTCTTTTTATTTCGTCTTTATATTGGCTTATTGAGAATGTATTGGCTCCCATAGAAGTAAAATCTTTAGTAATAGTATTACTTAATACAGATACTACTGTTAATATGCCTACAAGTGCCATTATTCCTATGGCAATAATAAGTACCGTTAGCGTTGTTCGTAAAAATTGAGTACGAATAGCACTTAGTGCAATTTTTATATTCTCTTTTACTAATAATCCTACCATATGCTAATAAGTATCTTTAATCAAGTAAATGTTACAATTAAAACCAAAATTTTAGTTTTCCTTGAAAAAATATGATATTTGCAGTAGATAATAGTTTAGTGGTTTAAATCTTAATTACTTATTTGTTTAGATAAGCTAGATTATTTATAGTTTTAATTTAATATAAAAAAAAATGAAACCATCCATTCCAAAAGGGACTCGTGATTTTTCACCTTCAGAAGTAGCTAAAAGAAATTATATATTCGGTACGATTCGTAAACATTTTGAACGTTTTGGATTTCAGCCTATAGAAACTCCCACTTTTGAAAATGCTGAAACATTAATGGGGAAATATGGAGAAGAGGGAGATCGGTTGATATTTAAAATTTTAAATTCTGGTAATTATTTTTTTAATAGAAAGAAAATTGAATTACCAGCCACTATTGAGCAATTGCAGTTGAATTCAGCAGAAACTATTTCTAAAGAACAATTGATAGAATTAAATCAATTTACTAATAGAATTTCTGAAAAAGCATTACGTTATGATTTAACTGTTCCTTTTGCCCGTTATGTGGTGCAACATCAGAATGAAATAGAATTTCCGTTTAAAAGATATCAAATTCAGCCAGTTTGGAGAGCTGATAGGCCTCAAAAAGGACGTTTTAGAGAGTTTTATCAATGTGATGCTGATGTAGTTGGATCAACTTCTTTATGGCAAGAAGTTGAATTAGTTCAGTTATATGATGCTGTTTTTAGTGATTTGGGATTAAAGGGAGTAACTATAAAAATTAATAACCGTAAGATTTTGTCCGGTATAGCAGAAGTAATAGGAGCTTCTGATAAATTAATTGATTTTACTGTAGCTTTAGATAAGTTAGATAAAATAGGAGCGGATGGGGTGAAAAAAGAAATGCTTGAAAAAGGTATTTCTGAAGATGCAATTAAAAAAGTTCAACCTTTATTTAACTTTATAGGGACAATAACCGA
Coding sequences:
- a CDS encoding acyl-CoA thioesterase, with amino-acid sequence MKIFDIQVRVRYAETDQMGVVYHGNYAQYFEMGRVEWLRNLGVSYKWMEEKGVMLPLVSLSMNYKKPARYDDLLTIRTIFKSQTSVKLEFDYEIYNESDELLTTANSLLVFVDAKTGKPIMPPEYLEGLLNFS
- a CDS encoding HAD-IA family hydrolase codes for the protein MPNASIDDIRTAWNAVITDFPLSRLEFLQKLSHKYKLYLLSNINEIHIAKFEHRVGMTFAREFYQCFEKVYFSSEIGFRKPEKEAFDFILKKHELPPKRTLFVDDEITNIETAASMGMHVWHLQTDTEDVTNLLSKKKSLFNSFLFPKTIILY
- a CDS encoding GNAT family N-acetyltransferase; the protein is MIRLIKKEDNSEIATLIRSVLDEYKVPKEGTAYEDPQLDTMYETYQMARSAYFVLELSGKIVGCAGVASLQNGTTEVCELQKMYFLPSVRGKGWGTKMMKVCLAKASLLGFEKCYLETLPTMENAQKLYLKSGFVYLSEPMGSTGHSACSVWMLKEL
- a CDS encoding ABC transporter permease; protein product: MVGLLVKENIKIALSAIRTQFLRTTLTVLIIAIGIMALVGILTVVSVLSNTITKDFTSMGANTFSISQYKDEIKRHKRGKQREKINPIITYSQAESFKQKYNFPFTYTSIFFIATPTAEVKHENKKTDPEVSILGVDENYIANTGFEIIKGRNFSAFDITNNHPVCLLGADFEKKLFANINPLDKIISVRGAKFKVIGILKEKGSSFGNNQDLRVLIPLQLARSLFSSPNINYTISIMTTRKDFLDPAIDHAILKMRIIRKLNPVENDNFGISRSDDLIRRIINLTSYLDISAWVIGIITIFGSSIALMNIMLVSVTERTREIGTRKALGAKRSTIAFQFFMETLVIGQLGGLVGTLGGILIGYGFATLLDFDFVIPWIAIISAFIVCFIVAIISGSYPAFKASKLDPIEALRYE
- the hisS gene encoding histidine--tRNA ligase, whose product is MKPSIPKGTRDFSPSEVAKRNYIFGTIRKHFERFGFQPIETPTFENAETLMGKYGEEGDRLIFKILNSGNYFFNRKKIELPATIEQLQLNSAETISKEQLIELNQFTNRISEKALRYDLTVPFARYVVQHQNEIEFPFKRYQIQPVWRADRPQKGRFREFYQCDADVVGSTSLWQEVELVQLYDAVFSDLGLKGVTIKINNRKILSGIAEVIGASDKLIDFTVALDKLDKIGADGVKKEMLEKGISEDAIKKVQPLFNFIGTITEKIEKLSELLASSVEGMKGVEELQSICQKVLTLGLQESNLDLDVTLARGLNYYTGAIFEVSAPEGVSMGSIGGGGRYDDLTGIFGLKNMSGVGISFGLDRIYLVVEELGLFPETVTANSKAIFLNFGSEEALFSMKAIAKLRQKGIKVEMYPDSVKIGKQFQYADKRNIPYAILVGGEEMKKDQYNLKNLQTGEQKTVSFDELVTNLK